In a single window of the Vitis vinifera cultivar Pinot Noir 40024 chromosome 6, ASM3070453v1 genome:
- the LOC104879529 gene encoding protein EARLY FLOWERING 4 encodes MGEGPSDNTHRHSLEDKDDDDDEEGCDAEVWETLSRSFDQVQSVLDQNRLLIQQVNENQQSRIHDNLVKNVSLTREINGNICKVISMYSKLSADFVDIVRRRRAENDGDEKKKEESVDLNLPPSR; translated from the coding sequence ATGGGAGAAGGCCCCAGTGACAACACGCACCGTCACTCCCTGGAAGACAAagacgacgacgacgacgaGGAAGGCTGCGATGCTGAGGTTTGGGAGACTCTGAGTAGGAGCTTCGACCAGGTTCAGTCGGTTTTGGATCAAAATCGGTTGCTAATTCAGCAAGTTAATGAGAATCAGCAGTCTCGGATTCACGACAATCTGGTCAAGAATGTCTCCCTGACTCGGGAGATTAACGGCAACATCTGTAAGGTCATTTCTATGTACTCCAAACTGTCTGCCGATTTCGTTGACATTGTCCGGCGGCGGCGGGCCGAGAACGATGGCGAcgagaagaagaaggaagagaGCGTGGACTTGAATCTACCGCCATCGCGATGA